From bacterium, a single genomic window includes:
- a CDS encoding isoprenylcysteine carboxylmethyltransferase family protein produces the protein MRLKGIKPFVLGIGKKGLQALLEISFFFGLVIWTLEVIRSSFNLDFHIFSEVLYTALFQIIPLKIVGVIFIVLGFVIFIWALISFGSSWRVGIDKQRPGQLVISGIFKITRNPIFIFLDLYFVGTWLIYTNLFFLISSVLVMVGIHYQILQEEKFLITQYGDEYRNYMKKVRRYF, from the coding sequence TTGAGATTAAAAGGTATCAAACCATTTGTTCTAGGAATTGGAAAGAAAGGTTTGCAAGCTCTTCTGGAAATTTCTTTCTTTTTTGGACTGGTCATCTGGACCCTTGAAGTTATTCGGTCTTCCTTTAACCTGGATTTCCATATTTTTTCAGAAGTTCTATATACTGCTTTATTTCAAATAATTCCTTTGAAGATAGTAGGAGTTATCTTCATTGTCTTAGGCTTCGTTATCTTCATTTGGGCTCTTATTTCATTCGGAAGTTCATGGCGGGTTGGAATCGATAAACAAAGACCTGGCCAGTTAGTTATAAGCGGAATTTTTAAAATAACAAGAAATCCTATCTTTATATTTCTGGACCTTTACTTTGTAGGAACATGGTTAATTTACACCAACTTGTTCTTTTTGATATCTTCAGTTTTAGTTATGGTTGGTATTCACTACCAAATTTTACAAGAAGAGAAATTTCTAATAACACAATATGGTGACGAATATAGGAATTATATGAAAA